One window of Mucilaginibacter inviolabilis genomic DNA carries:
- a CDS encoding glycoside hydrolase family 76 protein, translating into MKKKWTLDITTIFMVWIVLAACSCSKKNDPVTSPKVPDTTVKSVTYNYLSLADSLQSTTYSTFISANGNYFIQNNAGNTNFNYWPNAHMLDVLTDAYLRTQSSVYTQRMKALLNGIKIANGGGYPNEFYDDMGWLANASLRDYLITHDADYLNVAQQLYTEIKGGSNTIAGGGIAWQRSQLYYKNIPSTGNATILAARFYELQNKPEDLALAKSLYSWMKSSLVNPTSGLVLDGINRNQDGQVDNWIFTYNQGLFIGSAVELYNITKDPMYLQDAIRTANNEIADPNLTVNGILKNEGQGDGGLFKGVVVRYLTLLVELPDLDANNKAKYANFLQQNAQSLSAKGISRPSMMISPDWTKLPSGSTDLTTQLSGVMMIESAAKLKAEGKIQ; encoded by the coding sequence ATGAAAAAGAAATGGACTCTTGATATAACAACCATATTTATGGTGTGGATTGTACTGGCAGCATGTTCCTGCTCAAAGAAGAACGACCCTGTAACATCTCCTAAAGTGCCTGATACAACTGTAAAAAGCGTGACTTATAATTACTTATCGCTGGCTGATTCATTGCAAAGCACTACTTATTCAACCTTTATATCAGCCAATGGGAATTACTTTATCCAAAATAACGCGGGTAATACTAACTTTAATTACTGGCCCAATGCGCACATGCTGGATGTTTTGACTGATGCGTATTTAAGAACTCAAAGCTCTGTTTATACCCAACGTATGAAAGCGCTGTTAAACGGAATTAAAATAGCGAACGGTGGAGGCTATCCCAATGAATTTTATGATGATATGGGCTGGCTGGCCAACGCCAGTCTGAGAGATTATTTAATAACCCACGATGCTGATTATCTGAATGTGGCGCAGCAATTATATACTGAAATAAAAGGGGGATCAAATACCATTGCAGGAGGCGGGATTGCTTGGCAACGATCTCAACTCTATTATAAAAACATACCTTCAACCGGGAATGCAACTATTCTGGCCGCCCGTTTTTATGAATTGCAAAACAAACCGGAAGATCTTGCTTTGGCTAAAAGCTTATATAGCTGGATGAAAAGCAGTCTGGTTAACCCAACATCTGGCCTGGTATTGGATGGTATTAACCGGAACCAGGACGGGCAGGTTGATAACTGGATATTTACCTATAACCAGGGCTTATTTATTGGTTCGGCTGTTGAACTTTATAATATTACAAAGGATCCTATGTATCTTCAGGATGCCATACGTACCGCTAACAACGAAATCGCTGATCCGAACCTTACAGTAAATGGAATACTCAAAAATGAAGGACAAGGAGACGGTGGTTTATTTAAAGGAGTTGTGGTACGCTATCTAACCCTGTTGGTTGAGCTGCCTGATCTGGATGCGAATAATAAAGCTAAATATGCCAACTTTTTGCAACAAAACGCCCAGTCGCTTAGTGCTAAGGGTATAAGCAGGCCATCCATGATGATAAGCCCGGATTGGACTAAACTTCCATCTGGTAGTACCGATCTTACCACCCAGTTAAGTGGTGTCATGATGATTGAATCAGCAGCTAAATTAAAAGCTGAAGGAAAAATTCAATAA
- a CDS encoding RraA family protein, giving the protein MANNNNSEALWSDDDELFQLIRTELYTAVVGDIMDKMGFLHQFLSPQIKPLRQDMYIVGRAMTVLEADVISERSEHNPILNKPFGLMLEALDDLKKNEVYVCAGASPTYALWGELMSARAIKLGAAGAIVDGYSRDSKEILELNFPTFSYGSYAQDQAPRGKVIDFRVPIKINRVKINSGDIVLGDIDGVCVVPREIEQEVFKLAIEKARGEKTVRKKIEEGMSAKEAFEKYGIL; this is encoded by the coding sequence ATGGCAAATAACAATAACTCGGAAGCACTTTGGTCGGACGATGATGAACTTTTTCAATTAATACGTACAGAACTTTATACAGCCGTAGTGGGTGATATTATGGATAAAATGGGTTTTCTTCACCAGTTTTTATCGCCCCAGATCAAACCATTAAGGCAAGATATGTATATTGTAGGAAGAGCAATGACTGTATTGGAAGCAGATGTGATTTCTGAAAGAAGCGAACATAATCCTATCCTAAATAAACCTTTTGGCCTGATGCTGGAAGCTTTGGACGATTTAAAAAAGAATGAAGTGTATGTCTGTGCAGGAGCTTCGCCTACTTATGCTTTGTGGGGCGAGTTAATGAGTGCCAGGGCTATTAAGCTGGGGGCTGCCGGGGCAATAGTGGATGGATATTCAAGAGATAGCAAAGAGATATTAGAGTTGAATTTTCCAACCTTTTCTTACGGTAGCTATGCGCAGGATCAGGCACCACGTGGAAAGGTGATTGATTTTCGGGTGCCAATTAAAATCAATAGAGTTAAAATAAATTCTGGAGACATTGTTTTGGGCGATATCGATGGCGTTTGTGTTGTGCCCAGGGAAATTGAACAAGAGGTATTTAAACTGGCCATTGAAAAAGCCAGGGGCGAAAAAACGGTGCGGAAAAAAATCGAAGAAGGGATGAGTGCAAAGGAGGCATTTGAAAAATATGGTATCCTATAG
- a CDS encoding AraC family transcriptional regulator, protein MKPQLIDINLPGSRTIQIKKLDTAYLTSPLHFHQLCELVWVEKSFGKRIVGDHIDNFEAGDLVLMGPNLPHIWKNDEAFQQEMKEGNVKSTVIYFPPDFLLNLTDEQNILTPTAELIKRSARGLRFYGDTNKRVTKILADMSENNGFKKIIYFLQAIEILSTSQEYNYLASLSFKNQYDEKDTKRINDVYQFSMHNFHHNIELKEVADLCNMTTNSFCRFFKSRTQKSFTQFLNELRIGHACKLIQNESYSISDACYQSGYNNLPNFNKFFKSITGFTPSQYRKKSKFLDSLTGS, encoded by the coding sequence ATGAAACCCCAGTTAATAGATATTAATTTACCTGGCAGTAGGACCATTCAAATAAAGAAATTGGACACCGCTTACCTCACATCACCGTTACACTTTCATCAGCTTTGTGAGTTGGTATGGGTAGAAAAAAGTTTTGGGAAGCGTATTGTTGGTGACCATATAGACAATTTTGAAGCCGGTGATCTGGTATTAATGGGTCCAAACCTACCCCATATATGGAAAAATGATGAAGCATTTCAGCAGGAAATGAAAGAGGGTAATGTTAAATCAACTGTTATTTATTTCCCTCCAGATTTTTTGTTGAATTTAACAGACGAGCAAAATATTCTAACCCCTACAGCAGAACTCATCAAAAGATCAGCCAGAGGCTTAAGGTTTTATGGGGACACCAACAAAAGGGTAACAAAGATACTTGCAGATATGTCGGAAAATAATGGGTTTAAAAAGATCATTTATTTTTTGCAAGCTATTGAAATTTTGTCAACCTCGCAGGAGTACAACTATTTGGCGAGCCTCTCTTTTAAAAATCAGTATGACGAAAAGGACACCAAGCGAATAAATGATGTATATCAGTTTTCAATGCACAACTTTCATCACAATATTGAGCTTAAAGAGGTAGCTGATTTATGCAATATGACAACCAATTCATTTTGTCGTTTTTTTAAAAGCCGCACCCAAAAATCATTTACACAGTTCCTGAATGAATTGCGAATAGGCCATGCCTGCAAATTGATCCAGAATGAAAGTTATTCCATATCAGATGCATGTTATCAAAGCGGATACAATAATCTCCCCAACTTTAACAAGTTTTTCAAATCAATTACAGGCTTTACGCCGTCTCAATATCGAAAGAAATCAAAATTCTTAGATTCCCTTACAGGTTCCTAA
- a CDS encoding glycoside hydrolase family 2 TIM barrel-domain containing protein encodes MLNGKWDFQVLGHAAKHNINVPGEWEMQGFTVNEGETALYSLKLNIPADWKGRQIKIRFDGVSSHAVVKMNNIKVGEHEGSFVPFEVDVTKALNSDENLLQVEVQALTISDRLACTSQYAVHTVGGLLRKVVLFSVPSINIASAVTTTTFDAQFKNATLKIQSNIANEAVQSASAQLQYVLTDAKGTVIFQKLSALEKNVAPGSMANSQTSINVHQPEQWNPEHPYLYHLKSTLLVNGKAVETINQNLGFRQINIKDNQLLINGRVIKLHGINRHSIYPLTGRSISPELDRKDAELFRAANCNYIRTSHYPPSEEFLNAADELGLFVESEASLCWINHGASPIWKKWDYKDERFLPYMINADVENVLAGRNHPSIIIWSLGNESEWSPLWEKVLAVVKMLDPSRSTTFHDQCWGGYNNAHSKADIAVYHYPGINGAAASDTMKRPVLFGEYAHISCYNRRELLTDPGVRSSYGKPLETMYDSMYYHKGCLGGAIWSGIDDTFHMPDGRIIGYGPWGPIDGWRRPKPEYFGMRKAYSPIKIKQIIWPSAGKKYIELSVENRYDFISLKEVTITAVLNGVPQLVKADIRPHSSGVIRIPAGNVKTLEINFKDPRGFIADEEKYETTVDEPILTNQDVVAVSYTENDAAYMVKQGDVQYIISKNTGIIISARKGEVEILKQGPVFSMVPMNDEDGGKPNVAGETYQNNIYPLKNYPSYTLFASNIIVQKTDSGLKFSMDITYADCKGKQSYLFTNDGKLITEYEVQYTKADRSPYQYGLMLQLPKSFNQLTWKRKAEFTVYPANDIARAIGTAKLNAKHMKAVEDWGIVQKSDWKDDTNDLGSNDFRSTKRYIQNASLQNDLGNLVNVLSDATQASRTWLQDEHINWLIADYCNNGSEPFYGSPHSAGRIKIKDNVLKGKLVLILK; translated from the coding sequence TTGTTAAATGGTAAATGGGATTTTCAGGTGCTGGGGCATGCAGCAAAGCATAACATTAACGTACCCGGCGAATGGGAAATGCAGGGGTTTACCGTAAATGAAGGCGAAACGGCTTTATACAGCTTGAAATTGAATATTCCAGCTGATTGGAAGGGCCGGCAGATAAAAATACGCTTTGATGGTGTAAGTTCTCATGCGGTTGTAAAGATGAATAATATAAAGGTAGGTGAGCACGAAGGTAGTTTTGTTCCATTTGAAGTAGATGTTACCAAGGCTCTTAATTCTGATGAGAATTTATTACAAGTGGAAGTGCAGGCATTAACCATTAGCGATAGGCTTGCATGTACCTCTCAATATGCTGTACACACGGTTGGTGGTTTATTACGTAAAGTAGTTTTGTTTTCAGTGCCTTCAATAAACATTGCTTCTGCTGTAACCACAACAACCTTTGATGCGCAGTTTAAAAATGCCACATTAAAAATACAATCGAACATAGCTAATGAGGCCGTACAATCAGCATCTGCTCAGCTTCAATATGTTTTAACGGATGCAAAAGGTACGGTGATTTTTCAAAAGCTCTCGGCATTGGAAAAAAATGTCGCACCCGGTAGCATGGCTAACTCGCAAACCAGTATTAATGTACATCAACCAGAGCAATGGAATCCTGAACATCCTTACCTTTATCATTTAAAAAGCACTTTATTGGTCAATGGTAAAGCTGTTGAAACAATAAATCAGAACCTGGGATTCAGACAGATTAACATAAAAGATAATCAATTACTGATAAATGGCAGGGTTATAAAATTACACGGCATAAACAGACATTCCATATATCCGTTAACAGGCAGAAGTATTAGTCCTGAATTGGATCGTAAGGATGCTGAATTATTTCGTGCTGCCAATTGTAATTATATCCGCACATCACATTATCCGCCCTCCGAAGAATTCCTAAATGCAGCCGATGAGTTAGGTTTATTTGTAGAAAGTGAAGCCTCTCTTTGCTGGATAAATCACGGTGCATCACCCATCTGGAAAAAATGGGATTATAAAGATGAACGGTTTTTACCTTATATGATTAATGCCGATGTCGAAAATGTATTGGCAGGTCGTAACCATCCATCAATCATCATCTGGTCACTCGGAAACGAGTCGGAGTGGAGCCCTTTGTGGGAAAAGGTATTAGCAGTTGTTAAAATGCTCGATCCTTCGCGTTCGACAACTTTTCATGACCAATGTTGGGGTGGTTATAATAATGCCCATAGTAAAGCCGATATCGCTGTATATCATTATCCTGGCATCAACGGAGCCGCTGCAAGCGATACCATGAAACGTCCGGTTCTTTTCGGTGAGTATGCTCATATTTCTTGTTACAACCGACGCGAATTATTGACTGACCCGGGTGTGCGAAGCAGTTATGGAAAACCCCTGGAAACCATGTATGATTCCATGTACTATCATAAAGGGTGCCTTGGCGGTGCTATATGGAGTGGCATTGATGATACTTTTCATATGCCCGACGGGAGGATTATAGGTTATGGCCCCTGGGGACCTATAGATGGGTGGCGCCGACCAAAACCAGAGTATTTTGGTATGAGAAAGGCCTATTCGCCTATAAAAATAAAGCAGATTATTTGGCCATCCGCTGGTAAAAAGTATATTGAACTCAGTGTAGAGAACCGGTATGATTTTATCTCATTAAAAGAGGTGACGATTACTGCTGTTTTAAATGGTGTTCCGCAACTAGTTAAAGCAGATATTAGACCCCACAGTAGCGGAGTTATCAGAATTCCTGCCGGTAATGTAAAAACGCTGGAAATAAACTTTAAAGACCCACGGGGTTTTATTGCCGATGAAGAAAAATATGAAACAACGGTTGATGAACCTATATTAACTAATCAGGATGTGGTGGCAGTATCCTACACAGAAAATGATGCCGCTTACATGGTAAAACAAGGCGATGTACAATATATCATCAGCAAAAATACGGGTATCATTATCTCGGCACGAAAAGGTGAGGTGGAGATATTGAAACAAGGTCCGGTATTTAGCATGGTACCCATGAATGATGAGGATGGCGGTAAACCCAACGTAGCAGGAGAAACATATCAGAATAATATTTATCCGCTTAAAAACTATCCTTCATATACTTTATTTGCCAGTAATATTATAGTACAAAAGACTGATTCGGGATTGAAATTTTCTATGGATATTACTTATGCTGATTGTAAAGGAAAACAAAGCTATTTGTTTACGAATGATGGGAAATTGATAACCGAATACGAGGTACAATATACAAAGGCCGATAGATCTCCGTACCAATATGGATTAATGTTACAGTTGCCAAAATCATTTAACCAGCTCACTTGGAAACGAAAAGCAGAATTTACTGTTTATCCGGCAAATGATATAGCCCGGGCAATAGGTACTGCCAAGCTTAATGCAAAGCACATGAAGGCGGTGGAGGATTGGGGTATTGTACAAAAAAGTGACTGGAAAGACGATACAAATGATTTGGGAAGCAATGATTTTCGTTCTACCAAGCGATATATTCAAAACGCATCACTACAGAATGATCTGGGAAATTTGGTTAATGTACTTTCTGATGCAACTCAAGCTTCCCGTACATGGTTGCAGGACGAACATATAAACTGGTTGATAGCTGATTATTGTAACAATGGATCAGAACCATTTTATGGGTCTCCGCATTCAGCCGGAAGAATTAAAATAAAAGATAATGTTTTAAAAGGGAAACTAGTACTTATATTGAAATAA
- a CDS encoding alpha-galactosidase codes for MKQLLYMIIFSCLLPFKLQAQKIIIDTKAFAIVYQRDVEGHLQQIYLGKKLSDTAGYRNINSALSPAYATGGSTYLNEPALAVKHADGNMSLVLDYVSSRTSNADNNIVNTEIELKDPQYPFFVTLHYRTYQTQNIIEAWTSIRHTEKSDVILNRYASAFINIPSQQNYLTHFYGEYNYEMQVHKFQLAPGIFSIQSKLGVRTACNYNPSFMVSPNNDVTENAGEVFAGTLAYSGNFDIQFESLKLNMDMGNSLKIIPGVNAYASDYSLKPRENFETPHFIFTYTTNGEGQVSRNFHNWAINYGIWNGHQKRQTLLNNWEATYFTFNQDTLVNLFDGAKKLGVDMFLLDDGWFANKYPRDNSRAGLGDWDVNRKKLPDGIVYLVKQATAKGLNFGIWIEPEMVNPKSELYEKHPDWVLKAPNRPEHLYRTQLVLDLTNPAVQDFVFGVIDKLMKESPNISYMKWDCNRSMDNAYSPYLGKDQDAMYVRYTQGFYKVLDRVRAKYPNLDMMLCASGGGRVEYGALKYFQEFWPSDNTYPMDRIKIQWGYSYFYPALAICAHVTAAGSESLKYKLDVAMSCKLGFDIMVKKMSEPDIALSHTVTDNYKRLQNVINYGDLYRLVSPYKTNFASLMYVDSTKNKAVVFAYNLESIEADTYPELKMNGLDPNKKYRITEINLNSGAKAKFPENGQIFSGETLMEQGLKWYLKWARTSSVLELEAI; via the coding sequence ATGAAACAACTATTGTACATGATAATATTTTCGTGCTTACTGCCTTTTAAACTGCAGGCGCAAAAAATTATTATTGACACTAAGGCATTTGCCATCGTATATCAGCGAGATGTTGAAGGCCATTTGCAGCAAATTTACCTGGGCAAAAAATTATCAGATACTGCAGGATACAGAAATATCAATTCGGCCCTAAGTCCCGCCTATGCAACCGGCGGCTCAACGTATCTTAACGAACCCGCTTTAGCTGTTAAGCATGCCGACGGCAATATGTCCCTTGTTTTGGATTATGTGTCGTCGAGAACGAGCAATGCGGATAACAATATTGTAAATACAGAGATTGAGTTAAAAGACCCTCAATATCCGTTTTTTGTGACACTGCATTACCGCACCTATCAAACGCAAAACATTATTGAAGCCTGGACAAGTATCCGTCATACCGAAAAGTCAGATGTTATACTTAACCGGTATGCATCGGCTTTTATTAATATTCCTTCGCAGCAAAATTACCTCACTCATTTTTACGGAGAGTACAATTATGAAATGCAAGTGCATAAATTCCAGCTTGCTCCGGGCATATTCAGCATTCAGTCAAAACTTGGGGTAAGAACGGCTTGTAATTATAATCCATCCTTTATGGTATCGCCCAATAATGACGTTACCGAAAATGCAGGGGAAGTTTTTGCCGGAACTCTTGCCTACAGCGGAAATTTCGATATTCAGTTTGAATCATTAAAGCTGAATATGGATATGGGCAATTCTTTGAAAATTATCCCGGGCGTCAACGCTTATGCATCAGACTATTCATTAAAGCCAAGAGAAAACTTTGAAACGCCACATTTTATATTCACTTATACTACTAATGGCGAAGGACAGGTAAGTCGTAACTTTCATAACTGGGCCATTAATTATGGAATATGGAACGGACATCAAAAGCGGCAAACCTTATTGAATAACTGGGAAGCCACTTATTTTACTTTTAACCAGGATACACTGGTGAATTTATTCGACGGGGCTAAAAAACTGGGTGTCGATATGTTTTTGCTGGATGATGGGTGGTTTGCCAATAAATATCCGCGCGATAATTCACGAGCGGGGCTGGGTGATTGGGATGTGAATAGAAAAAAATTACCAGATGGTATTGTCTACCTGGTAAAGCAGGCAACAGCAAAAGGGCTGAATTTTGGGATATGGATTGAGCCCGAAATGGTTAATCCTAAAAGCGAGCTGTATGAAAAGCACCCTGATTGGGTATTGAAGGCTCCAAATAGGCCAGAGCATCTTTATCGCACACAATTAGTGTTAGATCTTACTAATCCTGCTGTTCAGGACTTTGTATTTGGAGTTATTGATAAGCTGATGAAGGAATCTCCCAATATTTCCTACATGAAGTGGGACTGTAACCGTTCGATGGATAATGCTTATAGCCCTTATCTTGGAAAAGATCAGGACGCTATGTATGTACGTTATACGCAGGGTTTTTATAAAGTACTTGACCGGGTGCGCGCAAAATATCCTAATCTGGATATGATGTTGTGTGCTAGCGGGGGAGGCCGCGTTGAGTATGGCGCGTTAAAGTATTTCCAGGAATTTTGGCCAAGCGATAATACTTACCCAATGGACAGGATAAAGATTCAATGGGGGTATTCTTATTTTTATCCTGCGCTTGCTATTTGTGCACATGTTACTGCTGCGGGTAGTGAATCGCTGAAATACAAACTGGACGTGGCCATGTCATGTAAGCTGGGTTTCGATATTATGGTAAAAAAAATGAGCGAGCCTGATATTGCCTTAAGCCACACAGTCACTGACAATTATAAACGGCTTCAAAATGTAATCAATTATGGCGATCTGTACCGGCTTGTATCCCCGTATAAAACAAATTTTGCGTCGCTTATGTATGTCGACAGTACAAAAAATAAGGCTGTAGTTTTTGCCTATAATCTTGAAAGTATTGAAGCCGATACTTATCCTGAATTAAAAATGAATGGTCTTGACCCGAATAAGAAATACAGGATTACGGAAATAAATTTAAACAGTGGAGCTAAGGCAAAATTCCCTGAAAATGGTCAGATATTCAGCGGCGAAACATTAATGGAACAGGGACTGAAGTGGTATTTGAAATGGGCGCGTACCAGTTCAGTATTGGAATTGGAAGCTATTTAA
- a CDS encoding GH92 family glycosyl hydrolase, translating to MRNFAKSILNVIMAILLASTVGSAQTTTYTKYVNTFIGSEGVTDPKILGYELPKGWRAWSGLTFPGSSLPNAMVQLSPMTKFQPAGAGYEYEDSVIVGFTHTNKGHWNLGNIPILPLSNPGTQFGSRFTHKNESSSPGFYQVYLDDYHVNVSLTSTLRCGYHKYEYKNNTDRQILFDLSKALSHVSTWKIDQAGDFALQGFQSGENVYFYAILNTKIEKLEKKDEGQHTGFAIVHLANGSTGPVELKIGLSFVSVENAKQNLEKEIGNKTFEVVRKEANQKWEMLLSSIQVKGGTYKQKQMFYSCFYRSFLWPALRSDVNGEFKDIKNNVVKTGITYYTEPSLWDTYRNKDVLLGLISPDVTLNVIKSLKDKGDKTGFIPTFFHGDHAASSIAGAYLRGIDDFDIKGIYQLLLRNANIEGGTRPFITEYIKKGYISDPDITNPNVESKGKAGVSKTLEYAYDDYSVAQIAKKLGDTANYRILMARSKNYKNVFDPSTKFMRGRLENGEWVKNFNPEYPYYEYMYREANAWQVSFFAPHDMPGLVKLYGGSKNFEAKLDSFFTMPWNPHYIARNVETMVGQYCQGNQPDHEAPFAYYFVGKPWKSQKILDHILNNLYGIGERGLELSGMDDAGEMSAWYVFSALGLYPFSATDPEYLVTVPLFDEVKWKTNTGKILTITKPGKGRALTAIKVNDKEIKGYFVPNNLFHSGGKIEVMTK from the coding sequence ATGAGAAATTTTGCTAAAAGCATTTTAAACGTAATAATGGCCATTCTTCTTGCATCAACTGTCGGAAGCGCTCAAACAACAACTTATACAAAATATGTAAACACCTTTATTGGCTCGGAGGGAGTTACCGATCCTAAGATTCTGGGTTATGAGTTACCAAAAGGCTGGCGGGCATGGTCTGGGCTTACCTTTCCTGGCAGTTCGTTGCCTAACGCCATGGTGCAATTAAGTCCGATGACAAAATTTCAGCCCGCTGGTGCCGGATATGAGTATGAGGATTCAGTTATCGTAGGCTTTACGCATACCAATAAAGGCCATTGGAATTTGGGTAACATTCCCATTCTGCCGCTTTCAAACCCGGGTACACAATTTGGCTCAAGGTTTACGCACAAAAACGAAAGCTCTTCTCCCGGCTTTTACCAGGTATACCTGGATGATTATCATGTTAACGTGAGTCTAACATCTACATTAAGGTGCGGGTACCACAAGTACGAATATAAAAACAATACAGACAGACAAATACTTTTTGACTTATCAAAAGCGCTTAGTCATGTATCAACCTGGAAGATTGACCAGGCTGGGGATTTTGCTTTACAGGGTTTCCAGAGCGGTGAAAACGTGTACTTTTATGCAATACTGAATACCAAAATTGAAAAATTAGAAAAGAAAGATGAAGGCCAACACACCGGCTTTGCCATAGTTCATTTGGCTAATGGTAGTACAGGTCCCGTGGAACTAAAAATAGGCCTGTCATTTGTGAGTGTAGAAAACGCCAAACAAAATCTGGAAAAAGAAATAGGCAATAAAACATTTGAAGTAGTTCGGAAAGAAGCCAACCAAAAATGGGAGATGTTATTATCATCTATCCAGGTGAAAGGCGGAACTTACAAACAAAAGCAAATGTTCTATTCGTGTTTTTACAGATCATTTTTGTGGCCGGCATTGCGTAGCGATGTAAATGGAGAATTTAAGGATATCAAAAATAATGTGGTAAAAACTGGCATTACCTATTATACAGAGCCTTCTTTATGGGATACCTATCGTAATAAGGATGTACTTTTAGGTCTTATCAGCCCCGATGTTACACTTAATGTTATTAAATCGCTGAAAGATAAGGGGGATAAAACAGGCTTTATACCCACTTTTTTTCATGGTGATCATGCTGCGTCTTCTATTGCGGGTGCTTATCTCAGAGGCATTGATGATTTCGATATCAAAGGCATCTATCAGTTATTGCTAAGAAATGCCAATATAGAAGGTGGGACGCGTCCATTCATAACAGAGTATATCAAAAAAGGCTATATATCTGACCCTGATATTACTAATCCTAATGTAGAGAGTAAGGGTAAAGCCGGAGTATCCAAAACCTTAGAATATGCCTATGACGATTATTCTGTAGCTCAGATCGCCAAAAAATTGGGTGATACCGCCAATTACAGGATCTTAATGGCAAGATCCAAAAACTATAAAAATGTATTTGATCCCTCAACAAAATTTATGAGGGGCCGGTTAGAAAATGGAGAATGGGTGAAAAACTTTAATCCTGAATATCCTTACTATGAATATATGTACAGGGAGGCGAATGCCTGGCAGGTATCCTTCTTCGCCCCTCATGATATGCCCGGATTGGTTAAACTATATGGCGGATCGAAAAACTTTGAAGCGAAGCTGGATTCGTTTTTTACCATGCCATGGAATCCTCATTACATTGCCAGAAATGTAGAAACTATGGTGGGCCAATATTGCCAGGGTAATCAGCCCGATCATGAGGCGCCTTTTGCCTATTATTTTGTTGGCAAACCATGGAAATCACAAAAGATCCTTGATCATATATTAAATAACTTATATGGCATTGGAGAAAGAGGATTGGAGCTTAGCGGAATGGATGACGCAGGGGAAATGTCAGCGTGGTATGTATTCAGCGCTTTAGGCCTTTATCCTTTTTCGGCCACTGACCCCGAGTATTTGGTTACAGTTCCGCTTTTCGATGAAGTAAAATGGAAAACAAATACAGGTAAAATATTAACCATAACAAAACCCGGAAAGGGGAGAGCATTAACAGCTATAAAAGTAAACGATAAGGAAATTAAGGGCTATTTTGTGCCAAATAACCTATTTCATAGCGGCGGCAAGATTGAGGTTATGACAAAGTAG